The Castellaniella sp. genome includes a window with the following:
- the wecB gene encoding non-hydrolyzing UDP-N-acetylglucosamine 2-epimerase, with amino-acid sequence MKVLSIFGTRPEAIKMAPLVQAIQQSPTLQSVVCVTGQHREMLNQVTSLFGLQANHDLHVMVPNQTLNGLFGRTLERLDTVLTTESPDLVLVHGDTTTACAAAMASFHRGIAVGHIEAGLRTGDLRQPFPEEMNRRVIDSFSQWLFAPTAQAAANLAQENLSGQVLITGNTVIDALAWTCAILAPGSEHDLALCAKYPWLNPDKRLILVTGHRRENFGHGFDDICTALAALAARQDVQIVYPVHLNPKVRDVVMARLGQLPAIRLIDPLAYLDFVWFMQHAHLILTDSGGVQEEAPYLGKPVLVMREVTERPEAVDAGTVVLVGTSPQRIQTEVERLLDNAAHHASFCRRINPYGDGHASARIVAALAGESVNEFQAPPQH; translated from the coding sequence ATGAAGGTTCTCTCCATATTCGGCACACGCCCTGAAGCCATAAAAATGGCCCCTCTGGTGCAAGCCATTCAACAATCCCCCACACTACAAAGCGTTGTCTGCGTCACCGGCCAACACCGGGAAATGCTGAATCAGGTCACGTCCCTATTTGGCCTGCAGGCCAACCATGACTTACACGTCATGGTGCCCAACCAGACGCTCAACGGTCTATTCGGACGTACCCTGGAACGCCTGGACACCGTCCTGACGACAGAATCCCCCGACCTGGTTTTGGTGCATGGCGACACCACTACGGCATGCGCGGCGGCGATGGCCAGCTTTCATCGTGGTATCGCTGTGGGCCACATCGAGGCAGGTCTGCGCACTGGCGATCTGCGCCAGCCCTTCCCCGAAGAAATGAACCGGCGCGTCATCGACAGCTTCAGCCAATGGCTGTTTGCCCCCACGGCACAGGCAGCTGCCAACCTAGCACAAGAAAACCTGTCTGGACAGGTGCTGATCACCGGCAACACCGTTATTGATGCCTTGGCCTGGACCTGCGCCATCTTGGCACCGGGCTCTGAGCACGACCTGGCGCTATGCGCCAAGTACCCTTGGCTGAACCCCGATAAGCGTCTGATTCTGGTTACCGGCCATCGGCGGGAAAACTTCGGCCATGGCTTTGATGATATCTGCACCGCCCTGGCCGCGCTGGCAGCGCGCCAAGATGTGCAAATCGTCTACCCCGTCCACCTCAACCCTAAGGTGCGCGATGTTGTCATGGCCCGCTTGGGCCAGTTGCCGGCAATCCGATTGATCGACCCATTGGCCTACCTGGATTTCGTCTGGTTCATGCAGCACGCCCACCTTATTCTGACGGATTCTGGCGGGGTACAAGAAGAAGCCCCCTATCTAGGCAAACCGGTACTGGTAATGCGCGAAGTCACCGAACGCCCAGAGGCCGTGGATGCCGGGACGGTCGTGTTGGTGGGCACCAGCCCACAGCGTATCCAAACCGAGGTCGAGCGCCTGCTGGACAACGCTGCCCACCATGCCAGTTTCTGTCGCCGCATCAACCCTTATGGCGACGGGCACGCCAGTGCCCGCATCGTGGCTGCCCTAGCTGGTGAATCCGTCAACGAATTCCAAGCACCCCCGCAGCACTAA
- a CDS encoding glycosyl transferase family protein codes for MTSLYWPYLIADYYRGVEIATAIVGVLILISGLDDLFIDLWYWLRRVYRYVAVTRKYSPLSAEQIRAKPEQPLAIMVPAWQEYDVISAMLENMVSTLDYKEYRIFVGTYRNDARTIREVERMRVRYRHLIRVEVPHDGPTCKADCLNWIVQAIFADEEKIGTPYAGIILHDSEDILHPLELKYYNYLLPRVDFIQLPVTSLERKWYEMVAGTYMDEFAESHAKDLVVRESLVNEVPSAGVGTCFSHRAIAKLAAQTNNQPFNSDTLTEDYDIGARLGKMNMKQIFALFPVDYVVKRSSMFHPNLDRTKALSMPLGVREYFPNTFRTAYRQKTRWLLGIGFQGWEQIGWKGSLGVKYLLYRDRKALFTSFVTMSAYVLFAHFLIFFILFNAGIWTLYYPSIFATNSWLMPVMVANAIVLLLRIIQRCYFVNAIYGWEHALLSIPRLIVGNFVNAMAAARAWRLYIVHLITGKRLAWDKTMHDFPSTDQLAAQRQLLGDLLVSWQAIDSEKLKQALEIQANEGRRLGEILTEKGWLDHDTLNEAVRFQQVGAEA; via the coding sequence ATGACGTCACTGTATTGGCCCTATCTGATCGCCGACTACTATCGCGGTGTCGAAATCGCCACCGCGATAGTCGGGGTGCTGATCCTGATATCGGGCCTAGACGATTTATTCATCGACCTGTGGTATTGGCTGCGCAGGGTATACCGCTATGTCGCTGTCACACGAAAATACTCCCCCCTGAGTGCCGAACAAATCCGTGCAAAACCAGAGCAGCCTTTAGCCATCATGGTACCTGCCTGGCAAGAATACGACGTGATTTCTGCCATGCTGGAAAACATGGTATCTACCCTGGACTATAAGGAGTACCGCATCTTCGTTGGCACCTACCGTAATGATGCCCGAACCATCCGCGAAGTCGAACGGATGCGAGTGCGCTACCGGCACCTGATACGAGTGGAAGTGCCACACGACGGCCCCACCTGCAAGGCAGACTGCCTGAACTGGATTGTGCAAGCGATTTTTGCCGACGAAGAAAAGATTGGCACCCCATATGCCGGAATCATCCTGCACGATAGCGAAGATATCCTGCACCCGCTGGAACTGAAGTACTACAACTACCTGTTGCCCCGCGTGGATTTCATCCAACTGCCGGTGACTTCGCTAGAACGCAAATGGTACGAAATGGTGGCAGGTACCTACATGGATGAATTCGCCGAATCCCATGCCAAGGACCTGGTTGTACGCGAAAGCCTGGTCAACGAAGTTCCTTCCGCCGGGGTGGGTACCTGCTTTTCACATCGGGCCATTGCTAAACTGGCGGCCCAAACCAATAACCAGCCCTTTAATTCCGACACGTTGACGGAAGACTACGATATCGGTGCCCGGCTGGGGAAAATGAACATGAAACAGATTTTTGCCCTGTTTCCCGTAGATTATGTGGTCAAGCGCAGTTCCATGTTTCACCCCAACCTGGATCGCACCAAAGCCCTATCCATGCCCCTGGGGGTACGCGAGTATTTTCCCAATACGTTTCGCACGGCTTACCGCCAAAAAACACGCTGGCTGCTGGGGATCGGATTTCAGGGCTGGGAGCAGATCGGCTGGAAAGGCTCGCTGGGCGTCAAATACCTGCTGTACCGGGATCGCAAGGCGCTGTTCACCTCGTTTGTGACTATGTCGGCCTACGTGCTGTTCGCCCATTTCTTGATTTTTTTCATTCTGTTTAACGCCGGCATCTGGACGCTGTACTACCCATCGATATTTGCTACCAATAGCTGGCTGATGCCCGTCATGGTGGCCAACGCCATTGTTTTGCTGCTACGCATCATCCAGCGCTGCTATTTCGTCAACGCCATCTATGGTTGGGAACACGCCCTGCTGTCTATCCCCCGACTGATTGTCGGCAACTTTGTCAACGCCATGGCGGCCGCACGCGCTTGGCGGCTGTATATCGTGCACCTGATCACCGGCAAGCGGCTGGCTTGGGACAAAACCATGCATGACTTCCCATCTACCGACCAACTGGCTGCCCAGCGCCAACTGCTGGGTGACCTGCTAGTGTCCTGGCAAGCCATCGATAGCGAAAAATTAAAACAGGCGCTGGAAATTCAGGCTAATGAAGGCCGCCGCCTAGGTGAAATCCTGACAGAAAAAGGCTGGCTGGATCACGACACATTGAATGAAGCCGTACGGTTTCAGCAAGTGGGGGCTGAAGCATGA
- a CDS encoding bacteriophage N4 adsorption protein A, protein MDYKMRENSKKPYTLQTKHSPKDTVTTVYSPPRKNLEAALRPVRAPQAHKVAGTMSSPAYKAGTAAYKAYEEGQYDVAESRARESLRLQPKNPGLQGLLVYALERQGKTKDAAAAADIAIRLAPKDQALTALRDRMHRLLAPEPARLAWHAYQDGDYPLATRNARAAVQEAPDIQSYYYLWIGSLLKQGSFQDALDATNLALSQDDENAMSLALQGFTLMQLGRDTDARAALERATAADWLTKQEISTIKKISADTLRNRTSQRVPGVFCTEGGGDILCGLLPAGFTSAGGGPGYEAASRAYAALAQEHYQIAAQAAHEAVLAEPDDIAYQLLESNALSLAGHETQARNIYQSIDASQVPPESMLGAAYSALRLSENEQAKQWFMKTIDAANADEIELEPQQKFNIRQAVSDLDRSWGVNLALGYGTVGVMDPSFAPSLNDRKTLQSSEEIYWRPPVIGNRDGSTFEVYARLNQALYDGTGGATGWSTSQGSVGARWKPFKRQNFVFAVERLFPVGQHSRSDTLLRAAWSAGEGSGLRVDETHWPYWSIYAEGDYFIENPQTLGTLEARYGRAYRIDKLSNRLVVAPYLALNAGYDNLLADRSTIGVGPGVMIRKWFREDEYHAPRSFVDFTLQYRLKILGGDRSEGIFAGIYFAY, encoded by the coding sequence ATGGACTACAAAATGCGGGAAAACTCAAAGAAGCCCTACACGTTACAAACGAAGCACTCGCCCAAGGATACCGTAACGACGGTTTACTCGCCGCCCAGAAAAAATCTCGAAGCGGCTCTCCGGCCTGTTCGAGCGCCGCAAGCGCATAAGGTTGCCGGAACCATGTCTTCACCTGCCTATAAGGCAGGCACTGCAGCCTACAAAGCCTACGAGGAAGGTCAATACGATGTGGCCGAAAGCCGCGCCCGAGAATCCTTGCGCCTGCAGCCCAAAAACCCTGGTCTGCAAGGCTTGCTGGTCTATGCCCTAGAACGCCAGGGCAAAACCAAAGATGCCGCCGCTGCCGCAGACATCGCCATTCGGCTCGCCCCAAAAGATCAGGCACTCACCGCTTTGCGTGACAGAATGCATCGGCTGCTGGCCCCAGAACCTGCACGACTGGCTTGGCACGCCTACCAAGACGGCGACTATCCCCTTGCGACACGCAATGCACGAGCCGCCGTCCAAGAAGCACCAGATATTCAAAGCTACTATTACCTGTGGATCGGATCCTTGCTGAAACAAGGCAGTTTCCAGGACGCGTTGGATGCCACCAACCTAGCACTCAGCCAGGATGACGAAAACGCAATGTCACTGGCCCTGCAAGGCTTCACCCTGATGCAATTGGGCCGTGACACCGACGCACGCGCCGCCCTGGAGCGAGCCACTGCAGCGGACTGGCTGACAAAGCAAGAAATCTCGACTATTAAGAAGATCTCGGCAGACACGCTGCGCAACCGCACAAGTCAACGGGTGCCTGGCGTCTTTTGCACAGAAGGTGGTGGAGATATTCTCTGCGGCTTGTTGCCAGCAGGTTTTACCTCTGCCGGCGGAGGCCCCGGCTACGAAGCTGCATCCCGCGCCTACGCTGCACTGGCCCAAGAACACTATCAAATCGCAGCTCAAGCTGCCCACGAAGCCGTATTGGCCGAGCCAGACGATATCGCCTACCAGCTACTGGAGAGCAATGCCCTGAGCTTGGCCGGCCATGAAACTCAGGCGCGAAACATCTATCAATCGATCGATGCAAGCCAAGTCCCACCAGAAAGTATGCTGGGAGCAGCATACAGTGCCCTGAGACTATCTGAAAACGAGCAGGCCAAGCAGTGGTTCATGAAAACCATCGATGCGGCGAATGCGGACGAAATCGAATTAGAACCCCAGCAAAAATTTAACATTAGGCAAGCAGTATCAGATCTTGATCGCAGCTGGGGGGTTAACTTGGCTTTGGGCTACGGCACGGTGGGCGTGATGGATCCAAGCTTTGCGCCTTCACTCAATGATCGCAAAACGCTGCAATCATCAGAAGAAATATACTGGCGCCCCCCAGTGATCGGCAACCGCGACGGCAGCACATTCGAAGTCTATGCCCGCCTAAACCAGGCCTTATATGACGGAACTGGCGGGGCAACCGGGTGGTCTACATCCCAAGGCTCCGTGGGTGCCCGCTGGAAACCATTCAAACGACAAAATTTTGTATTTGCCGTTGAGCGCCTGTTCCCTGTCGGTCAACACAGCCGATCCGACACTCTGCTGCGGGCGGCATGGTCTGCTGGCGAAGGTAGCGGTCTGCGGGTGGACGAGACGCACTGGCCGTATTGGTCTATTTATGCCGAAGGCGATTACTTCATAGAAAACCCCCAAACCTTGGGCACACTAGAGGCCCGGTATGGCAGAGCCTACCGGATAGACAAGCTATCAAACCGCTTGGTCGTTGCCCCCTATCTCGCCTTGAATGCGGGCTACGACAACTTGCTGGCTGATCGCTCTACCATAGGGGTAGGTCCCGGCGTGATGATCCGAAAATGGTTCAGGGAAGACGAATATCATGCACCCCGTTCGTTTGTAGACTTTACTTTGCAGTACCGATTAAAAATCCTAGGTGGAGATCGATCGGAAGGCATATTCGCCGGTATTTATTTCGCCTACTGA
- a CDS encoding alginate O-acetyltransferase AlgX-related protein, which translates to MMIMYQFKKWLSLAALCAGLAAAPSAHAQAVLAGQDAWLFYGHDNMTDAGQNSITQSVDLMKLASSALQAKDIGLIILVAPMKARFYEDKLPASTQIAAGVKDRYTRIINGLDGAGLLAPNLTPILKKVQQGEQTAFLQKDSHWTAWSAEAVAAETAKIISGKWKLQGEAGSGQKLGPWTKERHFSDFAQLMTADQRKKVGPQIYVVRTAGAQSNGLLDTQKAPVHVIGNSFVQPYLGFTQALSADLDRPVGLTWKYGNFGPWSVFLDYLESPEFKQAPPQVIVWQLNETQMLYGPDASGQWDASSLISPATWRDRIKNALKN; encoded by the coding sequence ATGATGATAATGTACCAGTTCAAAAAATGGCTCTCCTTGGCAGCCCTCTGTGCAGGTCTCGCGGCAGCACCATCAGCACATGCTCAGGCAGTGCTTGCAGGTCAGGATGCCTGGCTGTTTTACGGTCACGACAACATGACAGATGCGGGTCAAAACAGCATCACCCAGTCGGTAGATCTGATGAAACTAGCCTCGAGCGCACTGCAGGCCAAGGACATCGGCCTGATCATCTTGGTTGCCCCTATGAAAGCACGATTTTACGAAGATAAACTACCTGCCAGCACCCAAATTGCAGCGGGCGTAAAAGACCGCTATACAAGAATCATCAACGGCCTAGACGGGGCTGGGCTGCTGGCACCTAACCTAACGCCCATACTAAAAAAAGTCCAACAAGGAGAACAAACCGCCTTTTTGCAAAAAGACTCACACTGGACAGCCTGGAGCGCAGAAGCAGTAGCAGCCGAAACTGCCAAGATCATCTCGGGAAAATGGAAACTTCAGGGCGAAGCGGGATCAGGCCAGAAATTAGGGCCCTGGACCAAAGAGCGCCACTTTTCTGATTTTGCCCAGTTGATGACTGCAGATCAACGAAAAAAAGTGGGGCCGCAGATCTACGTTGTGCGCACAGCCGGAGCACAATCAAACGGCTTGCTCGACACACAGAAAGCGCCAGTGCATGTCATCGGCAACAGTTTCGTACAGCCCTATCTCGGGTTTACCCAAGCATTATCTGCTGACTTAGACCGCCCAGTGGGCTTGACCTGGAAATACGGTAATTTTGGGCCTTGGTCAGTGTTTCTTGACTATCTTGAATCACCCGAATTCAAGCAGGCACCGCCCCAAGTCATTGTCTGGCAATTGAATGAAACACAAATGCTATACGGCCCCGACGCAAGCGGACAATGGGATGCCAGCTCGTTGATATCCCCTGCCACATGGCGCGACCGAATCAAGAATGCCTTGAAAAACTGA
- a CDS encoding alginate O-acetyltransferase AlgX-related protein: MSDVTTVPNATQAKPKVTHKLVSLCFLSLILLGFVYGIYQIFSQQLIAKGIAPWLNGTAEKQLDDKLMLPGYEQFQTWDAAWRYRLLGQLGPQVQQGCPGWLFYTDGLRSPIVDPLQALKQRVLLMQSLAARLRTAGLELLVVAVPDKSRILYEKLCGLHRPPSTQAILHQWGQAVTAQHIPYVALVDVLATNPTGNYYRTDVHMTQTGAAQAARAVATLARPLVDGQGDTSYQITKATHPEQRVGDLLTLAGLADAPNGWRPPPDQYTPETFSLADTGGGLLAEDSPIKVLLAGSSNSRRSNFAEQLSRDLGQPIWNLSRDGGKFADALSNALENQADWPKSLKLIIWEMSEMSLYAPLTEGEKKIS; the protein is encoded by the coding sequence ATGTCTGACGTCACCACCGTACCAAACGCCACACAAGCAAAACCAAAAGTCACACACAAACTGGTTTCTCTGTGTTTCTTGAGCCTGATTCTGCTCGGGTTTGTCTATGGCATATATCAAATCTTCTCCCAGCAACTCATTGCAAAGGGAATAGCCCCGTGGCTTAACGGAACAGCGGAAAAACAGCTCGACGACAAGCTGATGTTGCCTGGCTACGAACAGTTTCAGACATGGGACGCCGCATGGCGCTACCGGCTGCTCGGTCAATTAGGGCCACAGGTGCAACAAGGATGTCCAGGCTGGCTGTTCTACACCGATGGCCTGCGCTCGCCGATTGTCGATCCATTGCAGGCTCTTAAGCAGCGCGTCTTGCTCATGCAGTCACTAGCCGCCCGTCTGCGCACTGCAGGGCTTGAACTTTTGGTGGTCGCAGTGCCCGATAAATCACGCATCCTATACGAAAAATTGTGCGGTCTACACCGCCCACCCAGCACCCAGGCCATCCTGCACCAATGGGGTCAGGCTGTAACAGCACAACACATTCCCTATGTAGCGCTGGTCGATGTGTTGGCAACAAACCCTACTGGTAATTATTATCGGACGGACGTACACATGACACAAACAGGGGCCGCACAAGCGGCGCGGGCGGTGGCAACCCTGGCTAGGCCTCTGGTAGACGGACAAGGCGACACGTCCTATCAGATCACAAAAGCAACGCACCCCGAGCAGCGTGTAGGCGACTTATTGACCTTGGCTGGCTTAGCCGACGCGCCTAACGGATGGCGCCCCCCTCCCGACCAATACACACCGGAAACTTTTTCTTTAGCTGACACAGGCGGCGGCTTACTGGCAGAAGACTCACCTATTAAAGTCCTACTGGCGGGCAGTTCAAATTCACGACGCAGTAATTTTGCCGAGCAACTCAGCCGCGACTTGGGCCAGCCGATTTGGAACCTAAGCCGCGATGGCGGAAAGTTCGCTGACGCCCTCTCGAATGCTTTGGAAAATCAGGCTGATTGGCCCAAAAGTCTGAAATTGATCATCTGGGAAATGTCAGAAATGTCTTTATATGCGCCCTTAACCGAGGGCGAAAAAAAAATCTCTTGA
- a CDS encoding HAD-IIIC family phosphatase codes for MLNFDWLPKSNNWGRELNTAFQTQPPTWADLIRLANEDIDFIQTARFDKKLSSSFMNQIPIGYALPPVKIALLGSSTLDHLIPGLRVGAVRNGFWPIFYTPDYGQYVQEILNTASGLHQFKPDTVVCALDQFHLLGDDATNLPPQAADERLQEALATLQMLWQRAHEQFGAQVIQQALLPTQAPLMGHNEHLMKNSDLSLVKRLNHLIREAAPAHSVDILALDMLAEHDGLAAWHDVRLWHRAKQYITPLAGPYYGEHIARLIRARHGGSAKCLVLDLDNTLWGGVIGDDGLAGIILGQGSAEGEAFLAFQRYARALSRRGIILAVCSKNDMHNAMQPFEAHPDMLLQLKDIACFVANWQDKATNLRHIAKTLNIGLDSLVFVDDNPFERNLIRQELPMVRVPELPEDPSFYVDTVAHSGYFESVSLTPEDLQRTAQYQANLQRSALLESKTDLGAYLNSLEMVLEWDHFNQTNLPRIAQLINKSNQFNLTTRRYTEEDVGLMIQAGQGALLSLRLTDRFGDNGIIAVVIALPNHTPTCPANTWRIDTWLMSCRVLGRQVEQATLQVLAQLAKAAGQQSLIGEYLPTAKNSMVAEHYKNLGFDCIQKADDGTTQWCLPLNEFNPGPVPMNIKEST; via the coding sequence ATGCTGAACTTTGATTGGTTGCCAAAATCCAATAATTGGGGACGGGAACTGAATACCGCCTTCCAGACCCAACCACCGACATGGGCCGATTTGATTCGCCTGGCCAATGAAGACATCGATTTCATCCAGACAGCGCGTTTCGACAAAAAACTGTCTTCCAGTTTCATGAACCAGATCCCCATAGGCTATGCCCTGCCTCCGGTCAAGATCGCATTACTGGGCAGCTCTACGCTGGATCATTTGATTCCGGGGCTACGCGTCGGAGCCGTGCGCAACGGATTCTGGCCTATTTTTTACACGCCAGACTATGGGCAATATGTTCAGGAAATACTAAATACAGCATCTGGCTTACATCAATTCAAGCCTGATACTGTTGTTTGCGCACTGGATCAGTTTCACCTACTGGGCGATGATGCCACTAACCTGCCCCCCCAAGCAGCTGACGAACGCTTACAAGAAGCCTTGGCCACTTTGCAGATGCTGTGGCAACGCGCCCACGAGCAATTTGGCGCTCAGGTGATCCAGCAGGCTTTGCTGCCTACACAGGCACCACTGATGGGGCATAACGAACACCTGATGAAGAACTCAGACCTATCGCTCGTCAAACGTTTAAATCATCTGATCCGAGAAGCCGCCCCAGCGCATAGCGTCGATATTCTTGCTCTTGACATGCTGGCCGAGCATGACGGACTGGCCGCTTGGCACGATGTACGCCTATGGCATCGGGCCAAACAATACATTACTCCGTTGGCGGGCCCCTACTACGGAGAACACATCGCTCGCCTGATCAGAGCACGGCACGGCGGCAGCGCCAAGTGTCTGGTATTGGACCTGGACAATACTCTCTGGGGAGGCGTGATCGGCGACGATGGGTTGGCTGGCATCATCCTGGGACAAGGGTCTGCCGAGGGTGAAGCTTTCCTGGCGTTTCAACGCTACGCACGGGCACTTTCACGCAGAGGCATTATTCTGGCGGTATGCTCCAAGAACGACATGCACAACGCTATGCAGCCATTTGAGGCTCACCCCGACATGCTGCTGCAACTAAAGGATATTGCCTGCTTTGTCGCCAATTGGCAGGACAAGGCCACCAATCTACGACACATTGCCAAAACATTGAATATCGGCCTGGATTCCCTGGTATTCGTCGATGACAATCCGTTTGAAAGAAACCTGATTCGACAAGAGCTACCCATGGTCCGGGTGCCCGAGCTACCAGAGGACCCTTCTTTTTACGTCGATACCGTAGCTCATTCAGGCTATTTTGAAAGCGTTTCCCTGACACCGGAAGACTTGCAGCGTACAGCCCAATACCAAGCTAACCTGCAACGCTCTGCGCTGCTTGAAAGCAAAACTGATCTGGGCGCTTATCTGAATAGCCTGGAAATGGTGCTTGAATGGGACCATTTCAATCAGACAAACTTGCCAAGAATCGCCCAACTGATCAATAAATCCAATCAGTTTAATTTGACGACCCGCCGCTACACGGAAGAAGATGTAGGCTTGATGATACAGGCTGGCCAAGGCGCTTTGCTCAGCCTACGTCTGACCGATCGTTTCGGTGACAATGGCATTATTGCCGTCGTCATTGCATTGCCTAACCACACACCTACCTGTCCGGCCAACACCTGGCGCATCGACACCTGGCTGATGAGCTGCCGAGTGCTGGGCCGCCAGGTAGAACAAGCGACGCTACAGGTATTAGCCCAGCTGGCCAAGGCTGCAGGCCAGCAATCCCTCATCGGCGAATACCTGCCCACCGCCAAAAACAGCATGGTTGCCGAGCACTATAAAAACCTAGGTTTTGACTGCATCCAAAAAGCAGACGATGGGACCACGCAATGGTGCCTGCCACTAAACGAATTCAACCCCGGCCCCGTGCCAATGAACATCAAGGAGTCAACATGA
- a CDS encoding acyl carrier protein, producing the protein MNDKEILVTLNDIFRDVLDDDDINITENSSAADYEEWDSLANVNLIVAAEMRFGVRFRTSEVEGLRNVGELIALIKKQLITKG; encoded by the coding sequence ATGAACGACAAAGAAATTCTTGTCACATTAAACGATATTTTCCGCGACGTGTTGGATGACGACGATATCAATATCACCGAAAACTCCAGTGCAGCAGACTATGAGGAATGGGACTCGCTGGCAAACGTCAACCTGATCGTTGCCGCTGAAATGCGTTTTGGCGTGCGCTTTCGTACCTCTGAAGTCGAAGGCTTGCGCAATGTTGGTGAGTTGATCGCCTTGATCAAAAAACAGCTGATTACCAAAGGATAA
- a CDS encoding MBOAT family O-acyltransferase, producing MLFNSLPFLLLFLPISLGGYYLAGHIRSSWAAAWLCFASLVFYGWWNPPFVLLLLVSILFNYSIGRLVLASEDHPQRQLSILVTGVVINLGVLFYYKYMMAVFSILTGYGLVTHGAQDIILPLGISFFTFTQLGFLLDCRAGAVKEKSFISYVLFVTFFPHLIAGPILHHKEMMPQFADAKIYRFNVENISIGTTLFVIGLAKKVLIADNIAPWAEAGFDAPVGLQFLSAWGVALAYALQLYFDFSGYSDMAMGLGKMFGIRFPLNFNSPYKSTGIIEFWTRFHMTLTRYLTAYIYNPVAMAITRSRAVKGFAVGKKGLKTPRGFSEMVLFPTLFTMGLAGVWHGAGLQFLIFGLLHGFYLCVNHAWRQFGPKKTTSSAGWSHAAYVGLTFLCAVVALLFFRANSTSDAWALIQGMAGINGMEPWAPLLHPIQLMLHPASGWSSMDLVHLLLERWAQGFLIIILLLVVWFAPNSVQLLGAYSPALEGEIPGVAPWMRWRPSATWLLLTLIVLIYAAFNLHSTARFLYFQF from the coding sequence ATGCTTTTTAATTCACTTCCATTTCTTCTGCTTTTTCTGCCAATTTCTTTAGGTGGATACTACTTGGCCGGACATATCCGGTCATCCTGGGCAGCAGCATGGCTTTGTTTTGCCTCATTGGTATTCTACGGCTGGTGGAACCCACCTTTCGTCTTGTTGCTGCTTGTGTCAATTTTGTTCAATTACAGCATCGGACGATTGGTATTGGCTTCAGAAGACCACCCCCAGCGACAACTATCCATTCTGGTCACCGGCGTGGTTATCAACCTGGGGGTGCTGTTCTATTACAAATATATGATGGCGGTATTCTCCATCCTGACGGGATACGGCTTGGTCACGCATGGAGCACAAGACATCATCCTGCCGCTTGGCATCTCGTTTTTCACGTTTACCCAGCTTGGTTTTCTGCTGGACTGCCGGGCAGGTGCCGTCAAGGAAAAAAGCTTCATCAGCTACGTGCTGTTTGTCACCTTCTTTCCTCACCTGATTGCGGGCCCGATTCTGCATCACAAAGAGATGATGCCGCAATTTGCGGACGCCAAAATCTACAGATTCAATGTGGAAAACATTTCTATCGGCACCACTTTGTTCGTCATCGGGTTAGCAAAGAAAGTCCTGATTGCCGACAATATCGCCCCCTGGGCCGAGGCGGGCTTTGACGCCCCTGTTGGTCTGCAATTTCTCTCTGCCTGGGGCGTCGCCCTAGCCTATGCACTTCAGCTGTACTTTGACTTTTCCGGCTATTCCGACATGGCCATGGGTTTAGGGAAAATGTTTGGTATCCGCTTTCCTCTAAACTTCAACTCGCCCTATAAATCCACTGGCATCATTGAGTTCTGGACCCGCTTTCATATGACGCTGACCCGTTACCTGACGGCATATATATACAACCCAGTCGCCATGGCAATAACCCGATCACGGGCAGTCAAAGGATTTGCCGTCGGGAAGAAAGGGCTCAAGACACCCAGAGGTTTCTCTGAAATGGTGTTGTTTCCCACTCTGTTCACCATGGGGCTGGCGGGCGTCTGGCACGGGGCTGGATTGCAGTTCCTGATTTTCGGCCTGCTGCATGGATTCTATTTATGCGTGAATCATGCCTGGCGCCAGTTTGGCCCCAAAAAAACCACATCATCGGCTGGCTGGTCGCATGCGGCCTATGTAGGGCTGACCTTTCTATGCGCAGTCGTGGCGCTGTTGTTTTTTCGTGCCAACAGCACTAGCGACGCCTGGGCTCTGATTCAGGGCATGGCCGGGATCAACGGAATGGAACCGTGGGCACCGCTACTGCACCCCATTCAACTCATGCTACATCCGGCCTCAGGCTGGAGCAGTATGGATCTGGTGCATCTGCTGCTGGAACGCTGGGCCCAGGGTTTTCTGATCATCATACTGCTGCTGGTCGTATGGTTTGCACCCAACTCAGTCCAACTGCTGGGCGCTTACTCTCCCGCTCTGGAGGGGGAGATTCCTGGCGTCGCGCCCTGGATGCGCTGGCGACCTTCAGCCACTTGGCTGCTGCTGACTCTAATCGTCCTGATCTACGCCGCTTTCAATCTGCACTCCACAGCACGATTCCTGTACTTTCAATTTTAA